Proteins encoded within one genomic window of Gloeobacter kilaueensis JS1:
- a CDS encoding glycosyltransferase family 4 protein, translated as MKKRPRIAFVSARDPGDRRAWSGTLASMFWALERHCGEVVPLGPVPPDITLYLGKVRNQLSLRLLGKKYDYAFSTLIARHYAQRFAAKLARERFDWVFAPAASTEIAFLDTPLPLVYLSDATVSLLRGYYPDFSNLTNEKEAEEIERRATRRAGLLVYPSQWAAASARRDYGVDSDRLVVVPFGANLEPAPAHEEALGRQPGDRCQLLFLGVDWQRKGGEITFETLLALDRLGIPAQLTICGCVPPARFDHPHLKVIPFLGKNNPAQSRQLLTLLLASNFLLLPTRADCTPIVLCEAAAAGLPVLVADTGGVAGAVQDGENGFILPYEARGEAYARQIAWIYGEPERYIALVRSSRAAFEARLNWDSWAMTIGSLVQERWAIPAGATI; from the coding sequence GTGAAGAAAAGGCCGCGCATCGCCTTTGTCTCAGCCCGCGATCCGGGGGATCGACGCGCCTGGTCAGGCACGCTGGCCAGTATGTTCTGGGCACTCGAACGGCACTGCGGCGAGGTTGTGCCCCTCGGGCCAGTGCCACCGGACATCACCCTTTATTTGGGCAAAGTGCGCAACCAGCTCTCTTTGCGCCTCCTGGGCAAAAAATACGATTACGCCTTCAGCACCCTTATTGCCCGGCACTACGCTCAGAGATTCGCCGCAAAGCTTGCGCGGGAGCGCTTCGACTGGGTTTTTGCTCCGGCTGCCTCTACTGAGATTGCTTTTCTAGACACGCCGCTGCCGCTCGTCTACCTGTCGGACGCAACTGTCTCTCTGCTGCGGGGCTACTACCCTGACTTTTCAAATCTGACAAACGAAAAGGAGGCAGAGGAGATCGAGAGACGTGCCACTCGTCGGGCGGGCCTGCTCGTCTATCCTTCACAATGGGCAGCCGCTTCGGCGCGGCGAGATTACGGCGTCGATTCAGACAGGCTGGTGGTCGTACCCTTCGGTGCGAACCTCGAACCGGCACCGGCGCACGAGGAAGCCCTGGGCCGCCAGCCCGGTGACCGGTGCCAGCTACTGTTTTTGGGTGTGGACTGGCAGCGCAAAGGGGGCGAGATTACCTTTGAGACACTTTTAGCTCTCGATAGGTTGGGCATTCCGGCACAGCTAACGATCTGCGGCTGTGTGCCACCAGCCCGATTTGACCATCCACATCTAAAGGTGATCCCCTTTCTTGGCAAAAACAATCCAGCCCAAAGTCGCCAGTTACTGACTCTGTTGCTTGCCTCCAATTTTTTGCTGTTGCCGACGCGGGCCGACTGTACCCCAATTGTGCTTTGCGAAGCCGCCGCTGCTGGCTTGCCGGTGCTTGTCGCCGATACTGGCGGTGTGGCCGGTGCCGTTCAAGACGGCGAGAACGGTTTTATCCTACCCTACGAAGCCAGGGGAGAAGCCTATGCCCGACAAATAGCCTGGATCTACGGCGAGCCTGAACGCTACATCGCCCTGGTACGATCTAGTCGGGCTGCCTTCGAGGCACGGCTGAACTGGGATAGCTGGGCAATGACGATTGGCTCACTCGTGCAGGAGCGCTGGGCCATCCCGGCGGGGGCTACGATTTGA
- a CDS encoding oligosaccharide repeat unit polymerase has translation MDLGFFCIAAICLLVGLAWLEHRRLGCISPWSIFLTAYGLQTLAAYFFIPLASLVVGPFAAETISKSADTALLVNLVGLAFLVVSFYLFRLVSQAKGQVSIQDKAPAEPLAESGLISDRRAAYLFGAVALASALVLLSVMLYAQTIPGLSEDVASARTFINDYPELRPLYNTANSLGALALEFFGLALILRWRQLPWQSLVPLPLLVIVLLLTGNRSYLAGLLFGLINGLSLRWLVQGRSFKVSYPLYLVFIFLFTLLSGLSSLVREAGVPQFAGWLVSNPVALLSYAAFYAYAGNNFSELRDFAWVLSNFDGEFLGGKTLLAGIAGFIPTAILPFKEDYLFSRVTNQIVGLPTDTHFGLRASLFGEWYLNFFWIGVVVFAVVAGVSFALLQRRFERRLVVLAGTGRWSAVGILTLFWFANVIQAVGSTANLSQLYVQGLLLTGAYVLIRPRPADPPTAAAPSEVSR, from the coding sequence ATGGATTTAGGTTTTTTCTGTATCGCCGCGATCTGCCTGCTGGTGGGACTTGCCTGGTTGGAGCATCGTCGGCTGGGCTGCATCTCACCCTGGTCAATTTTCCTGACGGCCTACGGTCTGCAGACGCTCGCAGCTTACTTTTTTATTCCGCTGGCCAGTCTGGTAGTGGGTCCCTTCGCTGCTGAGACGATCTCAAAGAGCGCCGACACAGCCTTACTGGTCAATCTGGTGGGCCTGGCTTTTCTAGTAGTAAGTTTCTACCTGTTTCGGCTCGTCTCCCAGGCAAAAGGGCAGGTATCCATCCAGGACAAGGCTCCAGCAGAGCCGTTGGCTGAGAGTGGCTTGATTAGCGATCGACGAGCTGCGTACCTGTTTGGGGCCGTCGCTCTTGCCTCTGCCCTGGTGCTTCTGAGTGTCATGCTCTACGCCCAGACCATCCCGGGACTGAGCGAGGACGTGGCTTCTGCCCGCACGTTTATCAATGACTATCCCGAACTGCGTCCGCTCTACAACACTGCCAATTCGCTGGGCGCGCTTGCGCTCGAATTTTTTGGTCTGGCACTGATACTGCGCTGGCGGCAACTGCCCTGGCAGTCTCTGGTACCATTGCCACTGCTGGTGATCGTTCTGTTGCTGACTGGCAACCGCTCCTACCTGGCAGGGCTCCTCTTTGGCCTCATCAACGGCCTGTCGCTGCGTTGGCTGGTACAAGGCCGGAGCTTCAAAGTTTCATATCCGCTCTATCTGGTCTTTATCTTTCTGTTTACGCTCTTGAGCGGCCTCAGTAGTCTGGTCCGTGAAGCTGGGGTGCCTCAGTTCGCTGGCTGGCTGGTGAGCAATCCAGTTGCTCTGCTCTCCTACGCCGCCTTCTACGCTTACGCTGGTAACAATTTCTCGGAGTTACGCGACTTTGCTTGGGTACTCTCAAACTTCGACGGCGAATTTTTGGGCGGCAAAACGCTGCTGGCCGGGATTGCTGGTTTCATCCCGACTGCGATCTTGCCATTCAAAGAGGACTATCTATTCTCCCGTGTGACAAATCAGATCGTCGGATTGCCTACCGATACGCACTTTGGCCTGCGCGCCTCTCTTTTTGGAGAATGGTATCTCAATTTTTTCTGGATCGGCGTGGTTGTGTTCGCCGTAGTAGCAGGGGTGAGTTTTGCGCTGCTGCAGCGGCGTTTCGAGCGGCGGCTGGTAGTCCTCGCTGGCACGGGTCGCTGGAGTGCAGTTGGTATCCTGACACTTTTCTGGTTCGCTAACGTCATCCAGGCTGTCGGCAGTACAGCTAACCTTTCACAGCTGTATGTTCAGGGATTGTTGTTGACAGGAGCTTACGTTCTCATCCGGCCCCGGCCTGCCGATCCCCCCACTGCGGCTGCGCCGTCGGAGGTTTCCCGATGA
- a CDS encoding threonine synthase produces the protein MSAFVTALICPRCQLQHDPQTIQNLCVACQSPLLVEYDLDRLRTAVSKETISERTPTMWRYREFLPVGDPTQIVSLGEGFTPLLNISSITRAWGLTQVWLKDDGLNPTGSFKARGASCGISKAKEFGIRAVALPTAGNAGGAWACYGAAAGIRVHVAMPKDAPAINQLECRLYGADLQLVDGLISDAGKKIAQGIREHGWFDAATLKEPYRIEGKKTLGLEIAEQLGWQLPDAIVYPAGGGVGIIGIWRALKQLRAIGWVSGKLPRLIVVQAEGCAPLVKAFEEQQPESEFWPNARTFASGLRVPKALGDFLVLQAVRETGGTALAVSDADCARMMRLLAERAGIFAAPEGAATLAAVERLQEEGKIFSDERVVIINTGSALKYPEAMAEALAGQM, from the coding sequence ATGTCTGCCTTTGTCACTGCCCTTATCTGCCCACGCTGCCAGCTTCAGCACGATCCACAGACCATTCAAAATCTCTGTGTCGCCTGTCAGTCGCCGCTTTTAGTCGAGTACGACCTCGATCGCCTCCGCACTGCCGTCAGCAAAGAGACCATCTCCGAGCGTACGCCGACGATGTGGCGCTACCGCGAATTTCTACCGGTAGGCGACCCTACGCAGATCGTGAGCCTGGGCGAGGGCTTCACGCCGTTGCTGAACATCAGCTCGATCACCCGCGCTTGGGGGTTAACTCAGGTCTGGCTCAAGGACGACGGGCTTAACCCCACCGGTTCCTTCAAGGCGCGGGGGGCTTCCTGCGGCATCTCGAAGGCCAAAGAATTTGGTATCCGGGCGGTGGCGTTGCCCACAGCGGGCAATGCCGGTGGAGCCTGGGCCTGTTACGGAGCGGCTGCCGGCATTCGCGTGCATGTGGCGATGCCAAAGGATGCCCCCGCAATCAACCAGCTGGAGTGCCGCCTCTACGGCGCGGACTTGCAACTGGTGGACGGGCTCATCTCAGACGCAGGCAAAAAGATTGCCCAGGGCATTCGGGAACACGGCTGGTTCGACGCTGCGACGCTCAAGGAACCCTACCGCATCGAGGGCAAGAAGACGCTTGGCCTTGAGATTGCTGAACAACTGGGATGGCAACTGCCCGATGCGATCGTCTATCCGGCGGGAGGCGGCGTGGGAATCATCGGCATCTGGCGGGCTTTGAAGCAGCTGCGCGCCATCGGTTGGGTGAGTGGCAAGTTGCCCCGGCTGATCGTCGTCCAGGCCGAAGGCTGTGCGCCGCTGGTCAAAGCCTTTGAAGAGCAGCAGCCGGAGTCTGAGTTCTGGCCGAACGCCCGTACCTTCGCCTCGGGCCTGCGCGTACCCAAGGCTCTGGGTGATTTTCTGGTACTGCAGGCGGTGCGCGAAACCGGCGGTACGGCCCTGGCGGTGAGTGACGCCGATTGTGCCAGGATGATGCGGCTTTTGGCGGAGCGGGCCGGTATCTTTGCTGCACCTGAGGGAGCGGCCACCCTCGCCGCTGTGGAACGGCTCCAGGAAGAGGGCAAGATCTTCTCCGACGAGCGCGTCGTAATTATCAACACCGGCTCCGCCCTCAAGTACCCTGAGGCGATGGCCGAGGCTCTCGCAGGTCAGATGTAA
- a CDS encoding glycosyl hydrolase family 28-related protein — translation MTTYKETLTDVRDLGCKGDGIFDNYSLLQNALNNGYTNLYFPAGYWLIKQPLTVPPSVPNGRTVRLSGTSNTYSIIVCSISNSSKGALQYFADASNFSWGIVIEHLTFQGNYNSSGSATCHGIYLKYIAYALLTDVQILSFNGAGLLLDKCQDSEFRNLNVQGCGRTSGDPTDPSKTTYGAIHLTSSIQNDACNMLRFNVLECEQNNVSPYIFVQLGSGSGPIGISFSQVHGEVRTGPSGVYEFFRAEGGDFNFSEVALSQFKTGFTFTGYGIATFVNSRDLNGVSHPTSGITAGSYISTCENTGNLYNVGITPGFKVDSSKVGNVILDYSGASNQRFTNCDIGNVSVTHKGGTGLGVYITNCTMASLYVDGFAINGYYAFNVITGNLKCDALNGGNNFVDNLVLGTTTIASGNYKSNPSGNPKLAALAEGDMKLAVLPAAIDPEYCRIEPLRNPSHRYSSTEARKVAELVNLLQILLNAEIARRRDLEARLISANLLSETPLKPSI, via the coding sequence ATGACTACGTACAAAGAAACTCTGACGGATGTTCGTGATTTGGGATGCAAAGGAGACGGTATTTTTGACAACTATTCGCTCTTACAGAATGCACTTAATAATGGCTACACAAATCTTTATTTTCCTGCGGGATATTGGTTGATCAAACAACCACTGACTGTGCCTCCATCAGTACCAAATGGCAGAACAGTTAGGCTGTCTGGCACCAGCAATACTTATTCTATCATCGTCTGTTCTATTTCCAACAGTAGCAAGGGAGCCTTGCAGTACTTCGCAGATGCGAGTAACTTCTCTTGGGGAATCGTGATTGAGCATCTCACCTTTCAAGGCAACTACAATAGCAGTGGTTCTGCTACATGTCACGGAATCTATCTTAAATACATAGCTTATGCACTGCTCACTGACGTTCAGATTCTTAGCTTTAATGGAGCTGGCCTACTCCTCGATAAATGCCAAGATAGCGAATTTAGAAATCTAAATGTGCAGGGTTGCGGACGAACGTCAGGTGACCCAACTGATCCAAGTAAAACTACTTACGGAGCAATACATTTGACGAGCAGTATTCAGAATGATGCCTGCAATATGCTGCGCTTTAACGTTTTAGAGTGTGAACAGAATAATGTCTCTCCATACATCTTTGTGCAGCTCGGCTCTGGATCTGGTCCCATCGGGATTTCTTTCTCACAAGTGCATGGTGAAGTAAGAACTGGCCCGTCGGGGGTTTATGAATTTTTCAGGGCCGAAGGTGGAGATTTTAACTTCAGTGAAGTTGCATTGTCGCAATTTAAGACTGGGTTTACGTTTACAGGTTACGGAATTGCCACCTTTGTGAACTCACGGGATTTAAATGGAGTTAGCCATCCTACAAGTGGTATAACTGCCGGAAGTTACATATCAACCTGCGAAAATACTGGTAATTTATATAATGTTGGTATTACTCCAGGATTCAAAGTAGATAGTTCTAAAGTTGGAAATGTAATTCTTGACTATTCTGGCGCTTCCAATCAACGTTTCACAAACTGTGATATAGGAAACGTTTCTGTGACTCACAAGGGAGGTACCGGCCTAGGTGTCTACATTACTAACTGCACTATGGCTTCACTTTATGTCGATGGATTTGCAATAAATGGTTACTATGCCTTCAACGTCATCACAGGTAACTTGAAATGTGATGCTCTTAATGGTGGCAATAATTTTGTTGACAATTTAGTTCTAGGAACTACCACGATTGCATCAGGAAATTATAAGTCTAATCCCTCTGGCAACCCCAAACTTGCTGCTCTTGCTGAGGGAGATATGAAGCTAGCTGTACTTCCTGCTGCCATAGATCCAGAATACTGCCGTATTGAGCCACTGAGAAATCCATCGCATAGATACAGTTCAACGGAAGCTAGAAAAGTCGCCGAACTTGTCAATCTTTTGCAAATACTTCTTAATGCGGAGATCGCAAGAAGAAGAGACCTAGAAGCTCGACTCATTTCCGCGAATTTACTAAGCGAGACGCCTTTAAAGCCATCCATCTGA
- a CDS encoding WG repeat-containing protein encodes MAKTWACFVVFMGQILAGSASAFPTPHGIFVPNQSAPSGTTYKITYIDTTGKFVIPPQAFDGAAPFSEGLSAFQVKGKYGYIDRTGAIVVPAQFDRAGEFSDGLAIVRKGDKTCFIDRTGTCVTPTYAAAQPFCEGLAAVNVGGEVSSVGAVNSGKWGYIDRTGQLVIPAQFDIARGFCHGLALVNIGAQGRYQDKRGGKWGWIDRTGHFAIAAQFDEAREFGTDGLAPVASGNKWGYIDRTGTFVIAPQFDNATAFSGGLAAVNVGAKPHPLLSRLKVGGTWGYIDHAGHFVIPPRFTSAYEFCSGQAQVAVEERWEGPRYIDGKWGVIDRNGTFVVAPRSSSALLYSEELSPFQQNGKWGYYDTRGNIAIAPRFTFAGSFSDGLAAVAVDGKYGYIDKKGQFVIAPRFERAAEFVDGLAEVAVP; translated from the coding sequence ATGGCTAAAACATGGGCTTGCTTCGTCGTTTTCATGGGCCAGATCCTTGCAGGCAGCGCTTCTGCTTTTCCGACTCCGCATGGAATCTTTGTTCCAAATCAGAGCGCACCATCCGGCACTACTTACAAAATAACCTATATAGATACGACCGGAAAGTTCGTCATTCCGCCCCAGGCGTTCGACGGTGCAGCGCCTTTTTCAGAAGGGTTATCCGCTTTCCAGGTCAAAGGCAAGTACGGCTATATCGACCGGACAGGGGCAATCGTGGTTCCCGCCCAATTTGACAGGGCCGGTGAATTTAGCGATGGGCTCGCCATCGTGCGCAAGGGGGATAAAACCTGCTTCATCGATCGGACCGGCACCTGTGTGACACCCACCTACGCCGCCGCTCAACCCTTCTGCGAGGGTCTGGCTGCCGTCAACGTCGGGGGCGAAGTCAGTTCCGTCGGTGCGGTCAACAGCGGCAAGTGGGGCTACATCGACCGCACCGGTCAACTGGTCATCCCGGCCCAGTTCGACATCGCCCGAGGTTTCTGTCACGGTCTGGCGCTGGTCAACATTGGTGCCCAGGGCCGCTATCAGGACAAGCGCGGCGGCAAGTGGGGCTGGATCGATCGCACAGGTCATTTTGCGATCGCTGCCCAGTTCGATGAAGCCAGAGAATTCGGTACTGATGGTCTGGCTCCGGTGGCTTCCGGCAACAAGTGGGGCTACATCGACCGAACCGGCACATTTGTGATTGCTCCCCAGTTCGACAATGCCACCGCCTTCAGCGGCGGTCTGGCGGCTGTGAACGTTGGTGCCAAACCCCACCCCCTGCTTTCACGGTTAAAGGTTGGAGGAACATGGGGCTACATCGATCATGCCGGTCACTTTGTCATTCCGCCGCGATTTACCAGTGCCTACGAGTTTTGCAGTGGCCAGGCCCAGGTTGCGGTCGAAGAGCGCTGGGAAGGGCCACGATACATCGATGGAAAATGGGGCGTAATTGATCGCAACGGCACCTTCGTCGTTGCACCACGATCCAGCTCTGCGCTCCTGTACTCAGAAGAACTGTCGCCCTTCCAGCAGAACGGCAAGTGGGGCTACTACGACACCAGAGGCAACATTGCCATCGCCCCGCGCTTCACTTTTGCCGGTTCGTTCTCCGATGGGCTGGCTGCGGTTGCCGTGGATGGCAAGTACGGCTACATCGACAAAAAGGGCCAGTTTGTCATTGCCCCGCGCTTCGAGCGCGCTGCCGAGTTCGTCGATGGTCTGGCGGAGGTAGCGGTGCCGTAG
- a CDS encoding glucose 1-dehydrogenase, with product MKLEGKVALVTGGSQGIGQAIAIRLAQAGAAVVINYRSNPDGAKQTLSQVEAAGSRGLVVQADLASVEDIRRLVKESVAHFGTVDILVNNAGVEKNADFWTVSEEDYDTVLDTNLKGVFFATQTFVQHLIEAKRPGKIVNISSVHEELPFPHFTSYCASKGGLKMMTRNLAIELAPFNITINNVAPGAIETPINTKLLNDPEKLNALLANIPLKRLGQPRDVAGAVLFLASTDADYITGTTLFVDGGLLWNYQEQ from the coding sequence ATGAAGCTCGAAGGCAAAGTTGCTCTCGTCACCGGCGGCAGTCAGGGCATCGGCCAGGCCATCGCTATCCGCCTTGCCCAGGCAGGCGCAGCGGTTGTCATCAACTACCGCAGCAACCCGGACGGGGCCAAGCAGACCCTCTCCCAGGTCGAAGCTGCCGGTAGCAGAGGGCTGGTCGTCCAGGCCGATCTCGCCTCTGTAGAGGACATTCGCCGTCTGGTAAAGGAGTCCGTTGCCCACTTCGGCACCGTGGATATTCTCGTCAATAACGCCGGTGTCGAAAAGAACGCCGATTTTTGGACGGTGAGCGAGGAGGACTACGATACGGTTCTGGATACCAACCTCAAGGGCGTTTTCTTTGCTACCCAGACGTTCGTTCAGCACCTGATCGAAGCGAAGCGGCCCGGCAAGATCGTCAACATCAGCTCCGTCCACGAGGAGCTGCCCTTTCCCCACTTCACCTCCTACTGTGCAAGCAAGGGCGGTTTGAAGATGATGACCCGCAACCTGGCGATCGAGCTGGCACCTTTTAACATCACGATCAACAACGTTGCCCCCGGTGCGATCGAGACGCCGATCAACACCAAGCTCCTCAACGATCCCGAAAAACTGAACGCCCTGCTCGCCAACATTCCCCTCAAGCGGCTGGGCCAGCCGAGAGACGTGGCCGGAGCCGTGCTCTTTCTCGCCTCTACCGACGCCGACTACATCACCGGCACCACCCTCTTCGTCGATGGTGGCCTGCTCTGGAATTATCAAGAACAGTAG
- the rpiA gene encoding ribose-5-phosphate isomerase RpiA: MSTQTQIDQLKEAAARQAVALAQDGMVLGLGTGSTAAFAVAALGERVQAGLKIVGVPTSERTAQQARSLGIPLATLEEQPRLDLTIDGADEVEVESLALVKGLGGALLREKIVAAASTRLVIVVDAGKLVDRLGSRSPLPVEVVPFGWRTTQTRLQNMGLRPTLRLGTDGQAYLSDGGHYILDCATGPIADPAGLEIALATTIGVVESGLFIGMASQVIVARPEGIQTLQAGGEHP; this comes from the coding sequence ATGAGCACCCAGACCCAGATTGACCAGCTCAAAGAAGCCGCCGCCCGGCAGGCTGTCGCCCTTGCCCAGGACGGCATGGTACTGGGCCTCGGCACCGGCAGCACCGCCGCCTTCGCCGTCGCCGCCCTCGGCGAGCGGGTGCAGGCCGGTTTGAAAATTGTCGGTGTGCCCACCTCCGAGCGCACCGCTCAGCAGGCCCGCAGCCTGGGCATTCCCCTCGCCACACTGGAGGAGCAGCCCCGCCTCGACCTGACCATCGACGGCGCGGACGAGGTAGAAGTCGAGAGCCTGGCTCTCGTCAAGGGATTGGGCGGTGCCCTGCTGCGCGAAAAGATCGTCGCCGCCGCCAGCACCAGGCTCGTCATCGTCGTGGACGCGGGCAAACTGGTGGATCGCCTCGGTAGCCGCTCCCCGTTGCCGGTAGAAGTTGTGCCCTTTGGCTGGCGGACAACTCAGACCCGCCTGCAGAACATGGGCCTCCGGCCCACCTTGCGATTGGGCACCGACGGCCAGGCGTACCTGAGCGACGGTGGCCACTACATTCTCGACTGTGCCACCGGCCCCATCGCCGATCCGGCTGGGCTGGAAATCGCCCTGGCCACCACGATCGGCGTCGTCGAGAGCGGTCTTTTTATCGGCATGGCCTCTCAGGTCATCGTTGCTCGCCCAGAAGGCATCCAGACTTTACAGGCAGGAGGAGAACATCCATGA
- the rpe gene encoding ribulose-phosphate 3-epimerase: MGSKPIVVAPSILSADFARLGEEVQAIDAAGADWIHVDVMDGRFVPNITIGPVVIQAIRPLSARPFNVHLMIVEPERYVADFARAGADHILVQVEATGHLHRTLTQIRELGKKAGAVVDPATPLDFLDYVLHLCDVILVMTVNPGFGGQKFIRPMLPKIRTLRQICDERGLDPWIEVDGGEKPDNAWEAIEAGANAIVAGSAIFGSGDYAAAIAGIRNSRRPATAPTR, translated from the coding sequence ATGGGCTCTAAACCGATCGTCGTCGCCCCGTCGATTCTCTCTGCCGACTTTGCCCGCCTGGGCGAAGAAGTGCAGGCTATAGATGCCGCCGGAGCCGACTGGATCCACGTCGATGTGATGGATGGCCGCTTCGTACCGAATATCACGATTGGTCCTGTGGTCATCCAGGCGATCCGGCCCCTGAGCGCCAGACCCTTCAACGTCCACCTGATGATCGTCGAACCGGAGCGCTACGTCGCCGATTTTGCCCGCGCCGGAGCCGATCACATCCTGGTGCAGGTAGAGGCAACCGGTCATCTGCACCGCACCCTCACCCAGATTCGCGAACTGGGCAAAAAGGCGGGGGCGGTAGTCGATCCGGCCACTCCCCTCGACTTTCTCGACTACGTGCTGCACCTGTGCGATGTGATCCTGGTGATGACCGTCAACCCCGGCTTCGGCGGTCAAAAATTCATCCGCCCGATGCTCCCCAAGATCCGCACTCTCAGGCAAATCTGTGACGAGCGCGGCCTCGATCCGTGGATCGAAGTGGACGGCGGCGAAAAACCCGACAACGCCTGGGAAGCCATCGAAGCCGGAGCCAATGCGATCGTCGCCGGTTCGGCCATCTTCGGCTCCGGCGACTACGCCGCTGCCATCGCCGGGATTCGCAACAGCAGACGACCTGCCACCGCCCCTACCCGCTAA
- the pgl gene encoding 6-phosphogluconolactonase — protein sequence MPVPASEIKTFADPAALAKGAAHEFVLQAREAIEARGSFSVALSGGSTPKALYALLASDVYRDQVNWERIHFFWGDERHVPPDDPDSNYRMANERLLSPLSLPDSNIHRVYAEEPDAAQAASEYEAQLRQFFKLTGPELPRFDLIMLGMGPDGHTASLFPGTPLVHERERLVAAPWVAKFNTFRITFTPPVINNARHILFFVTGEEKAQTLKSVLEGEFQPEQFPSQIVRPTDGTLLWMVDEAAAKLL from the coding sequence ATGCCCGTCCCTGCTTCTGAGATCAAGACCTTTGCCGACCCGGCGGCCCTCGCCAAGGGGGCTGCCCACGAATTTGTCCTGCAGGCCCGCGAGGCAATCGAGGCGCGGGGCAGCTTCAGCGTCGCCCTCTCCGGTGGCTCGACCCCCAAAGCCCTCTACGCTCTGCTGGCAAGTGACGTTTATCGCGATCAGGTGAACTGGGAAAGAATCCACTTTTTTTGGGGCGACGAGCGGCACGTCCCTCCCGATGATCCCGATAGCAACTATCGGATGGCGAACGAGCGGCTGCTCTCCCCTCTATCGCTGCCCGACAGCAACATCCACCGCGTCTATGCCGAGGAGCCGGATGCTGCCCAGGCCGCGAGCGAGTACGAGGCGCAGTTGCGGCAATTTTTTAAGCTGACGGGTCCAGAACTGCCCCGCTTCGATCTGATCATGCTCGGCATGGGACCGGACGGCCACACCGCTTCGCTCTTTCCGGGCACACCCCTCGTCCACGAGCGCGAGCGGCTGGTGGCCGCTCCCTGGGTGGCCAAGTTCAATACTTTCCGGATCACCTTTACCCCGCCTGTGATCAACAACGCCCGCCATATCCTCTTTTTTGTCACCGGCGAGGAGAAGGCTCAGACCCTCAAGAGCGTCCTCGAAGGGGAGTTTCAGCCCGAACAGTTTCCCAGCCAGATCGTGCGGCCCACCGACGGCACGCTGCTCTGGATGGTGGACGAAGCGGCGGCAAAATTGCTGTAG
- a CDS encoding class I fructose-bisphosphate aldolase, translating into MATKRVQEILSWYGSDNPGTLTNLSRLLNHGKLGGTGKLVILPVDQGFEHGPARSFAPNPPAYDPRYHFELAIEAGCNAYAAPLGFLEAGAREFAGDIPLILKLNDHDVLLEEKDPDQALTGSVADALRLGCAAIGFTIYPGSSNRLHMYSQIRDLAEEAKRNGLAVIIWSYPRGSGLTKEGETAIDVTAYAGHIAAQLGAHIIKVKLPSGHIEQEAARKVYESAQVPIETLSERVAHVVQSVFNGRRIVIFSGGPADTDEEILDEIRAIEAGGGFGSIIGRNSFQRKKEHALQLLGQIIDIYAAQTNP; encoded by the coding sequence ATGGCAACCAAGCGCGTACAGGAAATCTTGAGCTGGTACGGCAGCGACAATCCCGGTACCCTCACCAATCTTTCGCGGCTCCTGAACCACGGCAAACTGGGCGGCACCGGCAAACTCGTGATTCTGCCGGTCGATCAGGGCTTCGAGCACGGCCCGGCCCGCTCCTTCGCCCCCAACCCCCCGGCCTACGACCCGCGCTATCACTTCGAGCTGGCGATCGAGGCGGGCTGCAACGCCTACGCCGCCCCCCTGGGCTTTTTAGAAGCCGGGGCGCGGGAATTTGCCGGAGACATTCCGCTCATCCTCAAGCTCAACGACCACGACGTTCTCCTCGAAGAAAAAGACCCCGATCAGGCGCTCACCGGTTCGGTGGCCGATGCCCTGCGCTTAGGCTGTGCAGCGATCGGCTTTACGATCTACCCCGGCTCCTCGAACCGGCTACACATGTACAGTCAGATCCGCGATCTGGCCGAAGAGGCCAAGCGCAACGGTCTGGCGGTGATCATCTGGTCCTACCCGCGCGGATCGGGCCTCACCAAAGAAGGGGAGACGGCGATCGATGTCACCGCCTACGCCGGACACATCGCCGCCCAACTCGGTGCCCACATCATCAAAGTCAAACTGCCCTCCGGCCACATCGAGCAGGAGGCGGCGCGCAAGGTCTACGAATCGGCCCAGGTGCCGATCGAAACCTTGAGCGAGCGGGTGGCCCACGTCGTCCAGTCGGTCTTTAACGGGCGTCGGATCGTGATCTTCTCAGGGGGACCGGCGGATACCGACGAAGAGATCCTGGATGAGATCCGCGCCATCGAGGCGGGCGGCGGTTTTGGCTCGATCATCGGTCGCAACTCCTTCCAGCGCAAAAAAGAGCACGCCCTGCAACTGTTGGGCCAGATCATCGACATCTACGCCGCTCAGACCAACCCTTAG